A single Clupea harengus unplaced genomic scaffold, Ch_v2.0.2, whole genome shotgun sequence DNA region contains:
- the LOC122130242 gene encoding prosaposin-like, translated as MSTMFKLLILLCLQNAVPVQGMYAENLNDVPEHLPTATIDTCKTCTEIFDNLKDLIADAGVQGMIKQDLELYCEMLGGSANICKQMLDKNLPMIFSIFDKTLKPGVICSALGLCVVEVENELQGLMAKLETAFKSQDLGVQSNLQCKFCVYLIELLEKLLPKEKTETAIAHMLERVCNMVPSAYRDQCEAFIEQYSKKLIELLLEESPPHTICTLIHLCKGMETPITGYHMSGYACTASSYRCQNLLTAVECGAVEFCQKYVWV; from the exons ATGTCAACCATGTTCAAGCTTCTGATCTTACTTTGCTTGCAGAATGCAG TTCCAGTGCAAGGCATGTATGCTGAGAACCTGAACGATGTGCCAGAACACCTGCCTACAGCG ACTATAGACACCTGTAAGACATGCACTGAAATCTTTGACAACCTGAAAGACCTGATCGCAGATGCTGGAGTTCAG GGAATGATTAAGCAGGACCTGGAGTTATACTGTGAGATGCTGGGCGGATCAGCAAATATCTGCAAGCAGATGTTGGACAAAAACCTCCCCATGATCTTCTCCATCTTTGACAAAACCTTA AAACCAGGGGTGATTTGCTCTGCACTGGGGCTCTGCGTTGTTGAGGTAGAAAACGAGTTGCAGGGTCTGATGGCCAAACTTGAAACAGCTTTCAAATCTCAGGATCTTGGG gtgcagTCTAATCTTCAGTGTAAGTTCTGTGTCTACCTGATTGAGCTCCTGGAGAAGCTCTTGCCCAAAGAGAAGACTGAG ACTGCTATCGCTCATATGCTGGAACGCGTGTGTAACATGGTGCCCTCAGCGTACAGGGACCAGTGTGAAGCATTCATCGAGCAGTACAGTAAGAAACTGATCGAGCTGCTTCTGGAAGAATCCCCGCCCCATACTATCTGCACCCTCATCCACCTCTGCAAGGGCATGGAGACACCAATCACTG GTTATCACATGAGTGGCTATGCTTGCACTGCAAGCAGCTACAGATGCCAGAACCTTCTGACCGCTGTGGAGTGTGGG GCAGTGGAATTCTGTCAGAAATATGTCTGGGTGTAA